One Coffea arabica cultivar ET-39 chromosome 5c, Coffea Arabica ET-39 HiFi, whole genome shotgun sequence DNA window includes the following coding sequences:
- the LOC113687641 gene encoding protein yippee-like At5g53940 isoform X3 → MGRIFVVDLEGRTYKCKFCKTHLALADNLVSRTFQSRRGKAYLFSNAVNISVGPREDRMMLSGMHTVADIYCCCCGQIVGWKYEAAHVKSQKYKEGKFVLESSDPCAGTSTCW, encoded by the exons ATGGGGAGGATATTTGTGGTAGATCTAGAAGGCAGGACATACAAGTGCAAATTTTGCAAAACCCACCTGGCCCTTGCTGATAACCTTGTTTCTAGG ACTTTCCAAAGTCGCAGAGGAAAAGCATACCTCTTCAGCAATGC TGTAAATATATCTGTTGGACCTCGTGAGGACAGAATGATGCTTTCTGGAATGCATACAGTAGCTGATATATATTGCTGCTGCTGTGGACAAATAGTTGGGTGGAAATAT GAGGCTGCCCATGTTAAAAGTCAAAAGTATAAGGAGGGAAAGTTTGTACTTGAGAG TTCTGACCCTTGTGCCGGTACATCTACATGTTGGTAA
- the LOC113687641 gene encoding protein yippee-like At5g53940 isoform X2, with the protein MGRIFVVDLEGRTYKCKFCKTHLALADNLVSRTFQSRRGKAYLFSNAMMLSGMHTVADIYCCCCGQIVGWKYEAAHVKSQKYKEGKFVLERGRIMDGLDSEFYIDTRPSMSDAEDA; encoded by the exons ATGGGGAGGATATTTGTGGTAGATCTAGAAGGCAGGACATACAAGTGCAAATTTTGCAAAACCCACCTGGCCCTTGCTGATAACCTTGTTTCTAGG ACTTTCCAAAGTCGCAGAGGAAAAGCATACCTCTTCAGCAATGC AATGATGCTTTCTGGAATGCATACAGTAGCTGATATATATTGCTGCTGCTGTGGACAAATAGTTGGGTGGAAATAT GAGGCTGCCCATGTTAAAAGTCAAAAGTATAAGGAGGGAAAGTTTGTACTTGAGAG AGGAAGGATCATGGATGGTTTGGACTCAGAATTCTATATTGATACTCGTCCAAGCATGAGTGATGCTGAGGATGCATAG
- the LOC113687641 gene encoding protein yippee-like At5g53940 isoform X1: protein MGRIFVVDLEGRTYKCKFCKTHLALADNLVSRTFQSRRGKAYLFSNAVNISVGPREDRMMLSGMHTVADIYCCCCGQIVGWKYEAAHVKSQKYKEGKFVLERGRIMDGLDSEFYIDTRPSMSDAEDA from the exons ATGGGGAGGATATTTGTGGTAGATCTAGAAGGCAGGACATACAAGTGCAAATTTTGCAAAACCCACCTGGCCCTTGCTGATAACCTTGTTTCTAGG ACTTTCCAAAGTCGCAGAGGAAAAGCATACCTCTTCAGCAATGC TGTAAATATATCTGTTGGACCTCGTGAGGACAGAATGATGCTTTCTGGAATGCATACAGTAGCTGATATATATTGCTGCTGCTGTGGACAAATAGTTGGGTGGAAATAT GAGGCTGCCCATGTTAAAAGTCAAAAGTATAAGGAGGGAAAGTTTGTACTTGAGAG AGGAAGGATCATGGATGGTTTGGACTCAGAATTCTATATTGATACTCGTCCAAGCATGAGTGATGCTGAGGATGCATAG